The Bifidobacterium eulemuris genome includes a window with the following:
- a CDS encoding metal ABC transporter permease — MSAIDFSFDPDWMDTLSAPFMTNAFLAGLAIAVAAGVMGYFTIARRSTFAAHALAHIGLPGATGAVLLGLPVSLGLGAFALGGALVIGALGRRVSEREIATGTVLAFATGLGLFFARLSSSASSQMQSILFGSILTITTEQIIGFAIFDVVLVLVLAVIYRPLLFSSLDEQVAQAKGVPIGLMNVAFMAIMAGVITIAVPAVGTLLIFALVITPAASANMVASSPLGAMIGASVICLASIWGGLVLSAMFPAPPSFIIVTLSTLIWAVIKAAQSFAVR; from the coding sequence ATGAGCGCCATCGATTTCTCATTCGACCCCGACTGGATGGACACGCTGAGTGCCCCGTTCATGACCAACGCGTTCCTGGCCGGCTTAGCCATCGCCGTGGCGGCCGGCGTGATGGGGTATTTCACCATCGCCCGCCGTTCCACCTTCGCGGCGCACGCGCTGGCACATATCGGTCTTCCCGGTGCCACCGGCGCGGTGTTGCTTGGACTGCCGGTGTCGCTGGGGCTCGGCGCATTCGCCTTGGGTGGCGCGCTGGTGATCGGCGCGCTTGGCCGACGCGTCTCCGAACGTGAGATCGCCACCGGCACCGTGCTCGCCTTCGCCACCGGCTTGGGCCTGTTCTTCGCGAGACTGTCGAGCTCGGCGTCCTCGCAGATGCAGTCGATTCTGTTCGGATCGATTCTGACCATCACCACCGAGCAGATCATCGGATTCGCCATCTTCGACGTGGTGCTGGTACTGGTACTGGCGGTGATCTACCGACCGCTGCTGTTCAGTTCGCTGGACGAGCAGGTGGCGCAGGCCAAAGGCGTGCCGATCGGCCTGATGAATGTGGCGTTCATGGCGATTATGGCCGGCGTGATCACCATCGCCGTGCCGGCCGTGGGCACGCTGCTGATCTTCGCGCTGGTGATCACGCCGGCGGCCAGCGCGAATATGGTCGCGTCCTCGCCGCTGGGCGCCATGATCGGCGCCAGCGTGATCTGTCTGGCCTCCATCTGGGGAGGCCTGGTGCTTTCCGCGATGTTCCCCGCTCCCCCGAGCTTCATCATCGTGACGCTCTCCACGCTGATTTGGGCGGTCATCAAAGCCGCACAATCATTCGCCGTCAGGTAA
- the ispF gene encoding 2-C-methyl-D-erythritol 2,4-cyclodiphosphate synthase: MRIGQGFDAHRFAEPGTGRELWLAGLLWEGEGIEGESDGDVAAHALIDALLSAAGLGDIGSLFGVGSASRGVGMHGVPMLRETVAHLRESGFVPVSVSVVVVGNRPKVGARRAEAEAALSEAIGCAVSLTATTTDHMGFTGSGEGIAAIANALVTSPDEDNLR, translated from the coding sequence ATGCGCATAGGCCAAGGATTCGACGCCCACCGATTCGCCGAGCCGGGCACTGGGCGCGAGCTATGGCTGGCCGGCCTGCTCTGGGAGGGCGAAGGCATCGAAGGGGAGTCCGACGGCGACGTCGCCGCCCATGCGTTGATCGATGCGCTGCTTTCCGCGGCCGGCCTGGGGGATATCGGCTCCTTGTTCGGCGTGGGATCGGCCTCGCGAGGCGTCGGCATGCATGGCGTTCCCATGTTGCGAGAAACCGTCGCCCATCTGCGTGAGTCGGGATTTGTCCCCGTCAGTGTCTCCGTGGTGGTCGTCGGCAACCGTCCGAAAGTGGGGGCGCGGCGGGCCGAGGCCGAAGCCGCGCTTTCCGAGGCCATCGGATGCGCGGTGTCCCTCACCGCCACCACCACCGACCATATGGGCTTCACCGGCTCGGGCGAAGGCATCGCCGCCATCGCCAACGCTTTGGTGACGTCGCCGGACGAAGACAATCTGCGTTAG
- a CDS encoding CarD family transcriptional regulator, producing MGYKVGDMVVYPRHGAARIEDITERTVKGVTREYLQLSVLSSDGLVINVPVDNAKKVGVRDIVSASEVAKVFEILRTPIIEKEMNWSRRYKLNVEKIATGDVNKIAEVVRDLAQRDVDEHGLSAGEKRMLTKARAILTSEIALSEELEEPQAQRLLDVNLGYTPAEPGDDKHHTKEPEEAAADTLARVEAEKKSKKK from the coding sequence ATGGGTTACAAGGTCGGCGATATGGTCGTCTATCCGCGTCATGGCGCGGCAAGGATCGAGGACATCACCGAGCGGACGGTTAAGGGCGTGACCCGCGAGTATCTGCAGCTGTCGGTCCTTTCGTCCGACGGTCTGGTCATCAACGTTCCCGTCGACAACGCCAAGAAGGTGGGTGTGCGCGACATCGTCTCCGCCTCTGAGGTGGCCAAGGTGTTCGAGATCCTGCGCACCCCGATCATCGAGAAGGAGATGAACTGGTCTCGTCGCTACAAGCTGAATGTTGAGAAGATCGCCACCGGCGACGTCAACAAAATCGCCGAAGTGGTGCGCGACCTCGCCCAGCGCGATGTCGACGAGCATGGTCTGTCCGCCGGAGAGAAGCGTATGCTGACCAAGGCCCGCGCGATCCTCACCTCTGAGATCGCGCTTTCGGAGGAGCTCGAGGAGCCGCAGGCGCAGCGTCTGCTTGATGTGAATCTCGGCTACACGCCCGCCGAGCCCGGTGACGACAAGCACCACACCAAGGAGCCCGAGGAGGCCGCCGCCGACACGCTGGCCCGCGTCGAGGCCGAAAAGAAATCCAAGAAGAAGTGA